One segment of Thermococcus sp. DNA contains the following:
- the pfpI gene encoding deglycase PfpI yields the protein MKVMFLSANEFEDVELIYPLHRLKEENHEVYIASFERGRIIGKHGYTVNVDLAFDEVDPDEFDALVLPGGRAPERVRLNDKAVSIAKKMFEDGKPVATICHGPQILISAGVLKGRKGTSYAGIKDDMINAGVEWVDEPVVVDGNWVSSRHPGDLYAWMREFVKLLR from the coding sequence ATGAAGGTTATGTTTCTCAGCGCGAACGAATTCGAGGACGTTGAGCTGATTTATCCGCTCCACAGGCTCAAAGAAGAAAACCACGAGGTTTATATAGCGAGCTTCGAGCGCGGAAGGATTATTGGAAAGCACGGCTACACCGTGAACGTTGACCTCGCCTTCGACGAGGTTGACCCAGACGAGTTTGATGCCCTCGTCCTTCCTGGAGGCAGAGCACCGGAAAGGGTCAGGCTCAACGATAAGGCAGTCTCAATAGCCAAAAAGATGTTCGAGGACGGAAAGCCAGTCGCGACAATCTGCCACGGGCCACAGATACTAATCTCCGCAGGAGTGCTGAAGGGGAGGAAAGGAACGAGCTATGCTGGAATAAAGGACGACATGATAAATGCAGGCGTCGAGTGGGTTGACGAACCAGTAGTCGTTGACGGCAACTGGGTCAGCTCAAGGCATCCTGGAGATTTGTACGCCTGGATGAGGGAGTTCGTTAAACTGCTCCGATGA